The nucleotide window GAACGTTCAGGGGCGGACAGTCCGCTGACCAGAGTCTGGGAAAGCGGCGTCGAAAAAGTGGTCGGTGGTGCCCCGGTCCGCGAGGGCAAGCTGCCGGTCAGCACCGGCAACGCAAGCGAAGGTGAAGGCATGGACGACATCGGCGGCTGGGCGCCTCGCTTCGAGGGCCGGGCGCTGACCAGCTTCGAGCAGAAGGCGCATGAGGCGGGCCGGGAGATTTTCGATCTGACGTATCGCCGCAGGCAGCCGTAGCCGCTGGCCCCAGGCCCGGGCGTTCAGTCCCGCGTGACTACCGAGGCGACCGGGACAGCGTCATCGTTCTTGATCTCGACCCTGACGATCTCTTCAGTTCCGACGTCGGTAGCTGCCGTGAGCCGTGCCCGGCCTGCGGGCGTTGCTTTCCACGTGGCCACCTGGCGGGCCTCGCCTGTGGAATCGGTGACCCAGAGGGACAGCACACCGCTGTCGGGCAACTGTTCGCCGTCCACAGCCAGCTCGGTGCCCCACCGCTTGTGCACCAGGTCCAGATCCACCTGCAGACCGCGGGAGGAAGCCATCGTATAGCTGTCCATCTCCTGCTTCGGTGCAGTGACCACCGGTCCCACAACCGCACCGATGATCAGCGATGCGGCGGCGACGGCGGCAACCAAACCAGCCACCCGGCGTCGTGCTTTGCGGCGGCGCACCGCCAATTCGTTCAACAGCCGCTTGGTATTCTGCTGGATTTCTTCGATGGGTGGTTGTGCCAGCTCCAGCGCTTCGTCCCGCGGCACGGCGTCAAGCATGCCTGGAAGGCTCTCCAACTCCGTGGCCTCCTGGCGGCAGACCGGGCAATCGTTGAGATGTGCCTCGAAGGCCCTGGCCTCATCCCGCCGGAGACCGCCGAGGATGTAAAGCCCGAGCAATTCGCGCAACTGCTCATGGTCGGCTTTCATCGCTTGACTCCCATCTCATCCAGCACGGACCGTAGCGCTTTCACACCGTAAAAGGCGCGCGACTTGACCGTCCCCAGCGGCAGGTGCAGTTCCTTGGCTGCCTCGGCGGCGGTCAGCCGTTGGTAATGCAACGCCAGAATGACGTTCCTGTGGTCCACGCTGAGCCTTGTCAGGGCTTCCTCCATAATCACCTTGAGCAAGAGCCCGTCCACTTGGTCGGCCGTTGCCAACTCTTCTTCCGGCAGGTTTGTTTCCTGTGCCCTGCTGCTACGGCGCCGGTGATTGTCGATAATGACGTGCCGCGCGGTCCGGTACAGGTAACCGCGCATGTTCTCGACCTCCGGGCCCAGTTTCCAGACGCGCAGGATCGTCTCCTGCACTACGTCTTCGGCCTGGTCCGGGTCTGAAGTGGCGGCCAGCACGAACCGCCTAAGTGCCGCCGCGTGGTCGCGGTACAACTGCGCGACCGCTTCTTCTTCCATCGACATCGCCGTTCCTCCTGACCGGACAGCCCGGGTTCCGGAGCGCTCCGCAATCAGGAAGACGTGCCCAACGGCGGAATGGTTCACCGGCAAGGAAGAAGAACATTCCCCCAAGCTTTGAACCATTTTCGCCCGGCACTACGTCTTTGCCAATAGCGGCCTGCAACGGGCGGGCCGGGACCGAGCGCAGCCCGGTTGATCGTTAGGAATTCCTCATGAAAATCAAACTCAGTGGTGCTGCTGCCCTTATGACCGCAGCCCTTCTCGGCCTCACCGGATGCGGAGGCGGCGACGAATCAGGCACGGAGGCTCCGCCGCCGGCCGAAGAAACGACCGCAATGCCCGAGACCACCGAATCGGCACCGGGCGGGGCAAGTGCCCCGGCCTCCGGTGAAGCCGGAGCGATGGCTGGCTCCCAGCTCATGACTGCCGAAACCGATCTCGGTGAGATTGTGGTCGATGGCGAAGGAATGACCGTCTACTACTTCACTAAGGACGAAAAGGACTCCGGCGTCAGCAACTGCACCGGGGACTGCCTGGTCGCATGGCCTCCTGTACTGACCGAAGGCGATGCCCCGGAAGTCGAAGGCATCACGGCGGAAGTCGGAACCATCGACACCCCTGACGGCAAGAAGCAGGTAACCATCGACGGCATGCCGATCTACTACTGGCAGAACGACAAGGCCCCGGGAGACGTCGACGGCCAGGGCGTCAACGACGTCTGGTATGTAGTGGCCCCGGACGGTGAAATGATCCGCTGAAAGATAAGTTGAGGATCCGACGCGCGGGTGGACGAGTCACCAGAGCCGGGGGCACCCACCCGCGCGGGACTCTCCGTCTGGCTGGCGTCCCAGGGCGTCATAGGCCATAGAGCCACGGCCGTGGACCGGAAGCTCTGTCTACCTCCACAGGGACGGCTCCATGCCCGCGCTGTCCACATGGCCTTGGCACGGCCTTCGGATCGGGACTGCCTGCGCCTAGCGTTGGCGGTATGAGCACAAGCCAAAAGAACCATCTGGCAATTGCGCAGATGCAGGCGGAAGACCGGCCCAGGGAGCGCATGGCCCGGATGGGCATCAGGCGGCTGAGGAATGCGGAGGTGCTGGCGCTGGTCATCGGTTCCGGGACGCGGGATGCCAGCAGCCTGGAACTGGCCCGGTCGATCCTGAAAAGGCTCGGTGGTCCGGCCGGGCTGCAGCTCGCCGACCCCGTGGAACTTCAGGAAGTGCCAGGTGTCGGCGCTGCGCTCGCAGCCCGGATCGCCGGCGCCATGGAACTGGCGCGGCGGGCAGGCCTCAGGAGTGCGGACGCCAGACCACCAAGGCCTGGCTCCGCGGCCGCGGACGCTTCCCGCGGGCCAGCGTGACCACGTCGCCAGCCAGTCCGGCAGCGAACACCCGGCTGGCTTCCGTTCCGCTTTGCCGACGCGTGCTTTCGAGCTCGGCAGCGAGTTCCTGCACCCGGAGGCGCAGGGCGTTCACCTGGTTCTCCAGTTCAAGGATCCGCTTGATGCCCTCCAGCGATACGCCTTCCTGCGATAACCGCTGGACCTCACGCAGAGTGTCCACGTCGCGTTGCGAATAGCGCCGCTGGCGGCCGCGCTGGCGGGATGGCGAGACGAGTCCCAGCCGGTCATACTGGCGCAGAGTCTGCGGATGCATCTCGGCGAGTTCGGCCGCTACGGAGATCACAAAGATAGGGGCGTTGCGGTCAATACCCATTGCTTTCTCCTTTCTGCCGGCTACAGCCTGGCCTTGGCCGCCAGGTTCTCGCGCGGATTAGCACCCGATGTGGCCGCGGCGAAGGCCTTGACGGCTTCCTCAGCTTCCTTGTTCAGGTTCTGCGGAACAACGACGTCGATAGTCACCAGCAGATCCCCCGTTGCCTTGGACGTGTTCACGCCCCGGCCTTTCACGCGCAGGGTCCGTCCGGAAGGAGTTCCGGCAGGCACCTTCACCTTGACCGTTTCGCCGTTCAGGGTTGGTACTTCGATCTGCGCGCCGAGCGCGGCCTCGTCGAAGGAGACCGGGACATGGATGCGGATATTGTCCCCGTCACGCGTAAAGAAGCTGTGCGGCTGGACATTCACAGTCACCATCAGATCGCCGTTGCCGGCCGGGCCGGGCTGGCCCTTTCCACGGACGCGGACCTTCTGTCCGTCCTTGATACCGGCAGGAATCCGGACCTCAATGACTTCTCCGGAGGGCTCGCGCAGCCCGATGGTGGTCCCTTTGATGGAACCAGCGAACGAAATACTGGTGGCGGCGGTCCGGTCCGCGCCCTTGCGCGGGGGTGCCTGCGGAGCTTGGAATCCGCCGCCGCCGAAACCGCCGCCGAAGAGGTCGGCGAACTCGGGGGGAATATTGCCGTTACCGAACCCGCCGGCTGAACGGCTGCGCGTGCTCTGGCCGAACATGCTGCCGAAAATGTCCTCGAAACCGCCACCACCCGGTGCACCTGCCCCGCTGGCCGTAAACCGAGCCCCGCTGCCCATCGCCCGGATGGCGTCGTATTGCTGGCGCTCCTCCGGATCGGAGAGCACCGAATACGCTTCGGAGACGTCCTTGAACATCTTTTCGGCCGCGGCGTCGGAGGAGTTTGTGTCCGGATGGTATTTCCGGGCAAGTTTGCGGTACGCCTTCTTGATGTCGGCGTCCGACGCGTCCTTGGAGACACCAAGGATCTTGTAGAAGTCCTTCTCGACCCAATCCTGGCTAGCCATTCAAGCGCCTCCTTTCACGTAGTTCAAAGTCTATGGTGGGCCACGAGCCCATGAGAGCCGGGGACGCCTTACGACGTCCCCGGCTTCATACGGAGCTACTCGGCCGGTACAGCCACAATCACCTGGGCCGCACGCAGGACGCGATCCCCGGCTTTGTACCCGGTCCGCAGGATCTGGCTGACCGAGTCAACCTGGACATCTGCGCTCTGCTGCTGCATCAGCGCTTCGTGGACGTTCGGGTCGAACTCCACGTCCGTCTCGGAGATCGGTTCCAGTCCGTAGACCTTCAGGGCGTTTTCCAGCTTCGTCGCTATTGCGGCGAAGGGTCCGTCCTCAAGGTCACCGTGCTGGCGTGCGGCGTCGATGTCGTCGAGTACCGGAAGCAGCGAGTTGAGGACGCCGACGATGGCCATCTGGCCAGCCACCGCCCGGTCCCGCTCCACACGCTTGCGGTAATTGACGTACTCCGCCTGAAGGCGCAGCAGGTCATTCCTCAACTCGGCGGCCTGTTCCGAATCCACGCCCTGGGCTACCGATTCCCCTGCGGGGACATCGGTACTGTTCAGGATTGCCTCTGCCTGGGACAGCGCATCTCCGTCAACACCTTCGGGTGCGGGTGCCTCCGCGGCGGCAGCCTTGTCGGCTGCCTCCGCATCGGCAGGTGCTTCCTGGCCACGGACCTTGCCCGTCTCCGGGTCAATTTTGCGGTTGTCGCGGAAGCTCACCGGCTCTGACTCGTGCTCGTGCTCGTTACCGTGGTTCGCCATAGTTACTTCTTCTCTTCGTCTTCGTCGACGACTTCGGCGTCGACAATGTCCTCGTCAGCCTTGGCCGAGCCCTCGCCCGCGGCGCCCTCGGCTCCCGGTGCGCCTTCACCGGCTGCGCCCGAGGCCTGGGCCTGGGAGTAGATAGCCTCGCCGAGCTTCGTCTGGGAAGCCTGCAGTTTCTCGAACGCGGACTTCACCTCGTCGTCGTTGTCCTGCTTCTCCAGGGCGGCTTTCAGGGCGTCGACGTCCGTCTTGACCTCGGTCTTGACTTCTTCGGGCAGCTTGTCGTCGTTGTCGGCGAGCAGCTTGTCGACCGAGTAGGCCAGCTGTTCGGCCGAGTTGCGGACGTCAGCGGCCTCGCGGCGCTTCTTATCCTCGGTTGCGTGCTCTTCGGCTTCCCGGACCATGCGGTCAATATCATCCTTGGACAGTGCGGTACCGCCCGTAATGGTCATCGACTGCTCAGCGCCCGTGCCCTTGTCCTTCGCGGACACGTGGACAATACCGTTGGCGTCGATGTCGAAGGTGACCTCGACTTGGGGCACGCCGCGCGGAGCAGGAGCAATGCCGGTCAGCTCGAAGGTGCCCAGCGGCTTGTTGTCCCGGGTGAACTCGCGCTCGCCCTGGAAGACCTGGATGGCCACGGATGGCTGGTTGTCATCCGCGGTGGTGAAGGTCTCGCTGCGCTTGGTCGGGATGGCCGTATTGCGCTCGATCAGCTTGGTCATCACGCCGCCCTTGGTTTCAATACCCAGGGAAAGCGGGGTGACGTCGATGAGCAGCACGTCCTTGCGCTCGCCCTTCAGCACGCCGGCCTGCAGGGCAGCGCCCACAGCGACGACCTCATCCGGGTTCACGCCCTTGTTCGGCTCCTTGCCGCCGGCCATTTCCTTGACCAGGTCGACAACGGCGGGCATACGGGTGGAACCGCCGACCAGAACGATGTGGTCGATGTCGCCGACCTTGATGCCGGCTTCCTTGATGACGTCGTGGAACGGCTTCTTGGTCCGGTCCAGCAGGTCCTTGGTCAGTTCCTGGAACTTGGCACGGCTGAGGTGCTCGTCCAGGTGGACCGGGCCCTCCGGGGTCACCGAGAGGTACTGCAGGGAGATGTTCGTGGAGGACGCCGAGGACAGTTCCTTCTTGGCCTGCTCAGCAGCTTCCTTCAGACGCTGCAGGGCGATCTTGTCCTTGGAGAGGTCTGCACCCTTGGACTTTGCCTGCTGGAGCAGGAAGTCCACAACGCGCTGGTCCCAGTCGTCGCCGCCAAGGCGGTTGTCGCCCGAGGTGGCACGGACCTGGATGGTGGAGAAGTCATCTTCGTCCTTGCCGACTTCCAGCAGGGAGACGTCGAAGGTGCCGCCGCCGAGGTCGAAGACCAGGATGAGTTCGTCTTCCTTGCCCTTGTCGAGGCCATAGGCCAGTGCGGCAGCTGTCGGCTCGTTGACAATACGCAGGACGTTCAGGCCGGCAATTTCACCGGCCTCCTTGGTGGACTGGCGCTCTGCGTCGTTGAAGTATGCCGGCACGGTGATCACAGCATCGGTGACCTTCTCACCCAGGTAGGACTCGGCGTCGTGCTTGAGCTTCTGCAGCACACGGGCGGAAATTTCCTGCGCGGTGTAGTTCTTGCCGTCGACCTCGACCTTCCAGTCGGTGCCCATGTGGCGCTTGACCGAGGAGATGGTGCGCTCGATGTTGTTGACGGCCTGGCGCTTGGCGATTTCGCCGACGAGGACCTCGCCGGACTTGGAGAATGCCACGACCGACGGGGTGGTGCGGCCACCCTCGGCGTTAGCGATAACGGTGGGCTCGCCACCTTCCAGCACGGAAACCACGGAGTTGGTGGTACCGAGGTCAATACCTACTGCACGAGACATACGCTTGTCCTTTCTTGATGAACCGAAGACCGGCCCGAAATAGTGGTCCCGCCGCCGGCCGGTTCCCTGAGGATCGAACCGGCGGAGCCCCGTCTTGGCAGGGCGTGAACCATATTGAGCGTTCTGCACTCAAGTTTACTCAGACTCGGAATGATGTCAATTCAACTTGAGTGAGCACGACTCAAGTTTGGCTGAAAGGATTGAGCCCGCCAGTGTGCGATAAAGACCGCCAACGCGCGGTTTTGGGTCCGGAACTCAGGTTCTCGCGCCCACTTTCGGCGCCGCGGATTCAGCGCTCGGCGAAGTCCGCGAGAGCCTGCTCGGCCACCAGATGCGCCGCCCGAGATCGTACGACAGCGCGGGGACCAGCAGCGAGCGCACCAGCACGGCATCCAGCAGGACCCCGAAGGCCACGATGAAGGCCAACTGCCCCAGGAACAGGATGGGAATGACACCCAGCGCGGCGAAAGTGGCTGCCAGGACAATGCCGGCCGAGGTGATGACTCCGCCGGTGGCTCCCAGCCCGCGCAGGATCCCCGGGCGCGTGCAGGTTTTCAGGGATTCTTCACGCACGCGGGTCATGAGGAAAATGTTGTAGTCCACGCCGAGAGCCACCAGGAAGACAAAACCATAGAGGGGCACGGAAGCATCGGCGCCGGGGAAGCCAAAGATGTGGTTGAACACCAGCGCGGAGACGCCGAGTGCCGTCAGGTAGGACAGGGCAACACTTAGGATCAGCAGCACCGGCGCCACCACGGCGCGCAGGAGCAGCATCAGGATCACCAGGATGACCAGCAGCACGATGGGCGTGATCTTGAGCAGGTCGGCCTGGGCGGTCACGTTGGTATCCAGTGCGACGGCGCTGACCCCGCCTACCAGCGCGGTTTCATCCACGGCGTCCAGATCCGTCCGGAGATCGTCGACATCGTTCTCCGCGCCTTCCGAATCGGCTGCCTTCTCCAGCGTGGCGTTGATCATCACGCGCCCATCCAGTTCAACCACTTCGCCGTCTTCGCTGAAGAAATCGGCTTCGGCAACCCCACCATGTCCGCGTACGGCGTTGAGGACATCGTCGCGCACCGAGCCGTCCGCCACGATCACGGCCGGAGAGCCTGATCCGGCGTCGAAATGGCGGGCCAGCGCCTCCTGCCCGTCCGCCGAGTCCGTTTGCGCCATCACCAGTTCGGACTGCGCCACGCCGTGCGCCTGCAACTGGAGGACGCCCAGGGATCCCGCCACGAGGACCAGCAGCGAGACGAGCCAGGTTGCACGCGGACGCTTGGCAATCAGCCCGGCAACAAGGCGCCAGGTACCGCGCAGGCCCTGGGCTCCCGCCGGCACCGTTCCGGTTTCCGCCCGATGCGCACGGTGTCCGGGACGTGGAACAATCGGCCAAAAGGCACCGCGGCCGAAGATCAGCAGCAGAGCCGGCAGCAGGGAGAGCGCGGCAAGGACGGAGAAAACAATGCCGATGGCGGCGATGGGACCGAGGCTGCGGTTGGAGTTGAGGTCCGAAAACAAAAGGCACAGCAGCGCCAGGACCACCGTGGCGCCGGAAGCCGCAATCGGCTCCAGCGAACCCCTGTACGCCGTCTTCATCGCAGCCCATTTGGAGTCCCGCTCGGCCAGCGCCTCCCGGAAACGGGAAACCAAAAGGAGCGCGTAATCCGTTGCGGCGCCGATCACCAGGATGAACAGGATGCCTTGGCTCTGCCCGCTCAGCTGGATCCAGCCCATCAGCGCGAACCAATAAATCACCAGGATGGCGGCACAAAGGGCGAAGACGGAAGTCAGCAGGACCAGGAAGGGCAGCAGCAGCGCCCGGTAGACAATCAGGAGAATGACAAAGACAGCCAGCAGCGCCACTCCGAGCAGCAGGCCGTCGATCCCGGCGAAGGCCTCGACCAGATCGGCGATGAAGCCTGCCGGTCCGGTGACGTAAGCGGTGGCCTCCGTGGGCAGTTCAGCCTGGAGCACTGCCCGCAGTTCCTCAACTGCATTTCCCGCGTCTCCCGTGATCGGGACGACGAACTCGATCGCTTCGAAATCCGCTGCAGGAATCGGGCCGGCAACCTGGCTCTCTGACTCCGCGGCCACGCCTGCCGCCTCGCCGAGCTTGTCAGCCAGCGGGACATAGTTCCGCAGCTCCTGAGGCTCGATCGGTTGGTCAAACTCAATAACGACGACGGCGGGCACGGCGTCGGAATCGAGGAACTTCTCCTGCCACGCGCCGGCTTCCGTGGACTCCGCGCTTTGCGGCAGAAACCCGGCCTGGTCATTGGTGGAGACATCCGAAAGTTTGCCAAAAGTAGGCCCGCCGGCACCCGCCGCAGCGAGCCAAACGAGGACGATCAACACAGGGAACAAGGTTCTAAGCCAGCGCTTCATGCGTTCCTTTGAGGGGAGAAAAAGTTGTCTCCACTATAAACTGTTTCCATGATCGAGATAGTTCGTTCTTCCCCATCCAGCTCTGCAACGGAGTCTGCCGTCCGAGCTTTGATAGAAAGGACAGCATGGAACTCGACGACCTCCTTGAGGCACTGAACGCAGGACAGACCATCACCGGGGATTCGCCGTTCCATGAAGTGATGCACCGGACCAGCCAGGATGCCCTGCGCATCACCGCTGAACTCAACGGCAGCTATCAGGAGCCGGAGCACGTACGGGAGCTGTTGGCCCAGCTGACCGGCAAGCCAGTTCATGAATCTGTGACGGTCTTCCCTCCCCTCTACTCCGACTTCGGGAAGAACATCACCCTCGGGGAGCGGACCTTCATCAATTCCGGGTGTAAGTTCCAGGACCAGGGCGGTGTGGCCATCGGGGACGACTGCCTGATCGGGCACAACACGGTGTTTGCCACGCTCAACCACGACCTCACCCCGAGCCGCCGCGCAGACATGCACCCGGCGCCCATCGTCATCGGCCGCAATGTCTGGATTGGCTCCAACGCCACCATCCTGCCGGGCGTGACCATCGGTGATGATGCCGTCGTAGCGGCCGCATCCGTGGTTACGAAAGACGTACCGGCGAAGTCCATTGTGGTGGGCTCGCCTGCGCGCGTGGTGCGCTCAGTACCCGGCTGAACCGCGGCCCGGCGACACCTTGCGCAACAGAACGGGCACGTCGCTGTCTCGAGGAGGCCGAATCAGAGTAGTCTGCCCACTATGAAGGATGAGGTGTACTCCCACGGCCACCACCAGAGCGTTGTCAACGCACACGCAGTCCGCACTGCTGAGGACTGCGCAGCCTACCTGCTCCCCCATCTCAAGCCCGGCCTGAACCTGCTCGACGTCGGCTGCGGTCCGGGCAGTATCACCGCGGACCTGGCCGAGTTGGTGGCTCCGGGCGAGGTCATCGGGCTTGACCGCTCCGATGATGTACTCACGCAGGCTGCCGAACTGGCGGCGCTGCGGGGGCTGGAGAACGTCACCTTCGTCAGCGGCAACATCTACGACCTTGATTACGACGACGACACGTTCGATGTGGTCCACGCCCACCAAGTCCTCCAGCACCTGACGGATCCGGTTGCCGCCCTGTACGAGATGCGCCGCGTCACCAAACCAGGCGGCCTCGTGGCTGTGCGGGACGCAGACTTCCACGGCATGAGCTGGTTCCCGCAGCTGCCGGAACTGGATGACTGGATGGACACCTACCAGCAGATTGCCCGCGGCAACCACGCGGAGCCGAACGCCGGCAGGCACTTGATTTCCTGGGCCATGGCCGCCGGGTTCCGCGACATCACGCCTTCCTCGTCCAACTGGCTCTACGCTACGGACGAGCAGCGCGCCTGGCAGGGCAACGTGTGGTCGGAGCGGGTGCTGCATTCGGCCTATGCGGAACAAGCGCTCGAACGCGGCATCACCGACCAGGCAGGATTGGACCGCATTGCGCAGGGCTGGCGGGAATGGGCGATGGCCGCGGACGGCTGGTTCCTGATTCCCAACGGCGAAATCCTGGCCCGCAAACCGTAAGAGAACAGCCACATGGCCGGGCAGCCGCTGCAGCACGAGCATTTCAATGTCGTGATCGTCGGCGGTGGCCACAACGGGCTGGTCGCCGGAGCCTACCTTGCAAAGCAGGCCGGTCCGTGCTGGTCCTTGAACGCCGGGACCATCTGGGCGGAGCTCGAATGGCCTCATCGTGACCCCTTCGACCGGATGATCGCGGCACAGGCGATCGTGGAGGGATTCACGGTCATCACCGCGGATACGGCGTTGCACGATTTCGAGTTGCTTCAGACAGTATGGTGAAGCGGGGCCCGCGGCGCGTAATATCATCTGGTGCAGATTTCCCTGTGGCTGGCGCTGGTAGGCGCGGGCACCGTTATCAGTTTCACTCCGGGCGCGGGTGCCATCAACACCATGAGCAATGCCCTCAATGCAGGCTTCCGCCGTTCCCTGTGGGGCATCCTCGGGCAGCAGGCGGCACTGATCATCCACATCCTCATTGTGGCCCTCGGCGTTGGCCTGCTGGTGGCCAGTTCCCCTACAGCTTTCTACGTCATCAAGTACGCTGGCGCGGCCTACCTCGTCTACCTGGGCATCCGGCAACTGCTGGCCAAACCTTCGGCCGACCAGGAACTCATCCAGGCCCAACGAAACGAATCCGCGTGGTCGATGTTCCGGCGCGGCCTGTGGGTCAATCTGCTCAATCCGAAGGCGATCGTGTTTTTCCTGGCCTTCATGCCCGGCTTCATCCGCCCCGAACAGCCGCTGGCCCCGCAGTATGTGGTCCTGGCCGGCACCATTGTCATCATCGACATCTTGGTCATGTGGTTCTTCTTTGCCGCAGCGGCGCGCTCCTTCCACCGGTTCACCAGAACCGAACGCGGCCAGCGGATGCTCGGTTACGTTTTTGGTGTCCTGTTCATCGGTGTCGGCCTGCTGCTGGCGTTCTTCTAGTTAGACTCTTGGCTATGTACCGGATAATTACTGTCTGCACAGGCAATATCTGCCGCTCCCCTATGGCCCAGTACATCCTAATCAAGGCCTTCGAAGATGCCGGGCTGTCCGACGAGGTGTCCGTCGACTCGGCAGGCACTACCGGATGGGAGACCGGCCGTCCCATCGACGAGCGCGCCGCCGCCCGGCTGAAACAAGCCGACCTGCTCACCGCAAACCATCGTGCCCGGCAGTTCGAGCCTGCCTGGTACGCGGACCGGGACCTGATCCTGGCTCTGGACGTGGACCACTATGAACAGCTGCGTGGCGACGCACCGGACGATAGCGTCCGGAACAAGGTCCGAATGTTTCGCTCCTTTGATCCCAAAGTCGCGGACCACGGACCCGCCGAACAGGGAATCTACGACCCGTGGTTCGGCGACGAAGCCGACTTCGATGTCAGCTGGAACCTGATCAGTGCAGCGGTGCCGGGCATTGTGGAACATGTCAGGGCGCAGCTTGCCACCCACTGACAAACCGGTCATCATCGCCGTGGACGGACGCTCCGGGGCGGGGAAGACCACTTTTGCGGTGGAACTGGCCGCCCTCCTGCGCGAGCATCACACCGTTTCGCTCTTCCACCTGGAAGACATCTATCCGGGCTGGCACGGCCTGGCCGACGGACAGCAGCGCTATCTGGAAACTGTGTTGCAGCCTCTTGCCGGCGGCGAGCGCGCAGCTTGGACGGCCTGGGACTGGGAGCAGAACGGCGACGGCGAGCGCCGTTTCACGGAGCCTGCCGAGATCGTGCTGGTGGAAGGAGTTGGTGCCGCCCACGCCGCCGCTCGCGAACTCACCGACGTCGTTATCTGGATCCAGGCCGAAGCGGTGGACCGCCGGATCCGGGCTATTGCCCGCGACGGTGCCGGCTACGAACCGTTCTGGGAGGTGTGGGCGGCGCAGGAAGAAGCCTGGCTCGACGGCGATGACGTCCCCCGCGCCGCAGACCTGCTGGTGCACGGGCAAACCGGTGCCATGGCGGCCGCCGGTGTACTGAAGGCCCTGGCCTCGCTTCCGCAATTGGATGCGCTGCTCTCGGTGGAGCGTTCCCATGGTGTTGCCCCTCAACTACTGACCGAACGGATTGATGCCCTGCCTGACGGGGCCTCGCTCTTCCGCGCCCTCTATGCCGCTTCCAACCGCGCTGTCTGGCTGGACAGCTCCAATGCCGGGGCTACTGCGGTGCCGGACCGCAACGAATACAGCATCATGGCCGACGACGGCGGGTCCTTCGGCCGCTATGCCGAACATCGCTCGGGCATCACCTCGGTTGCCGACGGCGCTGTCACCACCCGGATCCGCTCGCCCTTTTTCCGCTGGCTGGATGGTGTGTGGGGCACTCCCGCTGTCACCGGCCCCATTGATGCTCCGGGCGGATTCGCCTTGGGCTGGCTGGGATACCTGGGCTACGAGCTCAAGCGCGAATGCGGCGGCAGCGACGTCCCGGCCGCCACTCCCGACGCCGCCTTGATCTTTGCCGGCCGAGGCATCCTGCTCGACCACGCCCGCCGTTGCACCTATCTTCTGGCATTGGCCAGCGACGCATCCAGGGACGAAGCCAGCGAGTGGTTCGCCCGGACCCGGGCCGCCGTAGAATCTGTGGCCCTGGGCGCGAACGATTCCGCCGCGGCG belongs to Arthrobacter crystallopoietes and includes:
- a CDS encoding LysE family transporter, which encodes MQISLWLALVGAGTVISFTPGAGAINTMSNALNAGFRRSLWGILGQQAALIIHILIVALGVGLLVASSPTAFYVIKYAGAAYLVYLGIRQLLAKPSADQELIQAQRNESAWSMFRRGLWVNLLNPKAIVFFLAFMPGFIRPEQPLAPQYVVLAGTIVIIDILVMWFFFAAAARSFHRFTRTERGQRMLGYVFGVLFIGVGLLLAFF
- a CDS encoding low molecular weight protein-tyrosine-phosphatase, which produces MYRIITVCTGNICRSPMAQYILIKAFEDAGLSDEVSVDSAGTTGWETGRPIDERAAARLKQADLLTANHRARQFEPAWYADRDLILALDVDHYEQLRGDAPDDSVRNKVRMFRSFDPKVADHGPAEQGIYDPWFGDEADFDVSWNLISAAVPGIVEHVRAQLATH
- the pabB gene encoding aminodeoxychorismate synthase component I; translated protein: MPPTDKPVIIAVDGRSGAGKTTFAVELAALLREHHTVSLFHLEDIYPGWHGLADGQQRYLETVLQPLAGGERAAWTAWDWEQNGDGERRFTEPAEIVLVEGVGAAHAAARELTDVVIWIQAEAVDRRIRAIARDGAGYEPFWEVWAAQEEAWLDGDDVPRAADLLVHGQTGAMAAAGVLKALASLPQLDALLSVERSHGVAPQLLTERIDALPDGASLFRALYAASNRAVWLDSSNAGATAVPDRNEYSIMADDGGSFGRYAEHRSGITSVADGAVTTRIRSPFFRWLDGVWGTPAVTGPIDAPGGFALGWLGYLGYELKRECGGSDVPAATPDAALIFAGRGILLDHARRCTYLLALASDASRDEASEWFARTRAAVESVALGANDSAAAASGCPEIGPAFTVRDSKDQYLLKVRQAQAEIHDGNSYEICLTTELSATAAAGTDPLETYLSLRRRNPAPFASYLRFGSLTVASTSPERFMSLAADGALRAEPIKGTRRRVADPAEDAALKAELASSLKDRAENIMIVDLLRNDLSHFAVPGSLRVSRLCAIESYATVHQMVSTIDASLRQDASRAEAVAAAFPAGSMTGAPKISTMDILDRLESGARGVYSGAVGYFSLNGAADLSVVIRTLVRQGDQLTLGVGGAITADSDPEAEWDEVRAKAFGVLSGLGSVFPD
- a CDS encoding DapH/DapD/GlmU-related protein, whose protein sequence is MELDDLLEALNAGQTITGDSPFHEVMHRTSQDALRITAELNGSYQEPEHVRELLAQLTGKPVHESVTVFPPLYSDFGKNITLGERTFINSGCKFQDQGGVAIGDDCLIGHNTVFATLNHDLTPSRRADMHPAPIVIGRNVWIGSNATILPGVTIGDDAVVAAASVVTKDVPAKSIVVGSPARVVRSVPG
- a CDS encoding PIN domain-containing protein — translated: MAGQPLQHEHFNVVIVGGGHNGLVAGAYLAKQAGPCWSLNAGTIWAELEWPHRDPFDRMIAAQAIVEGFTVITADTALHDFELLQTVW
- a CDS encoding class I SAM-dependent methyltransferase, producing MKDEVYSHGHHQSVVNAHAVRTAEDCAAYLLPHLKPGLNLLDVGCGPGSITADLAELVAPGEVIGLDRSDDVLTQAAELAALRGLENVTFVSGNIYDLDYDDDTFDVVHAHQVLQHLTDPVAALYEMRRVTKPGGLVAVRDADFHGMSWFPQLPELDDWMDTYQQIARGNHAEPNAGRHLISWAMAAGFRDITPSSSNWLYATDEQRAWQGNVWSERVLHSAYAEQALERGITDQAGLDRIAQGWREWAMAADGWFLIPNGEILARKP
- a CDS encoding MMPL family transporter, which gives rise to MKRWLRTLFPVLIVLVWLAAAGAGGPTFGKLSDVSTNDQAGFLPQSAESTEAGAWQEKFLDSDAVPAVVVIEFDQPIEPQELRNYVPLADKLGEAAGVAAESESQVAGPIPAADFEAIEFVVPITGDAGNAVEELRAVLQAELPTEATAYVTGPAGFIADLVEAFAGIDGLLLGVALLAVFVILLIVYRALLLPFLVLLTSVFALCAAILVIYWFALMGWIQLSGQSQGILFILVIGAATDYALLLVSRFREALAERDSKWAAMKTAYRGSLEPIAASGATVVLALLCLLFSDLNSNRSLGPIAAIGIVFSVLAALSLLPALLLIFGRGAFWPIVPRPGHRAHRAETGTVPAGAQGLRGTWRLVAGLIAKRPRATWLVSLLVLVAGSLGVLQLQAHGVAQSELVMAQTDSADGQEALARHFDAGSGSPAVIVADGSVRDDVLNAVRGHGGVAEADFFSEDGEVVELDGRVMINATLEKAADSEGAENDVDDLRTDLDAVDETALVGGVSAVALDTNVTAQADLLKITPIVLLVILVILMLLLRAVVAPVLLILSVALSYLTALGVSALVFNHIFGFPGADASVPLYGFVFLVALGVDYNIFLMTRVREESLKTCTRPGILRGLGATGGVITSAGIVLAATFAALGVIPILFLGQLAFIVAFGVLLDAVLVRSLLVPALSYDLGRRIWWPSRLSRTSPSAESAAPKVGART